The genomic stretch caagcctcctcttctccagaggaagcagtcccagctccctcagccactcctcataagacttgtggtctagacccctcaccagtttcactgctcttctctggaatgttccagggcctcgatgtccttcttgtagtgagggacccaaaactgaacattgTGCCCGAGgcgtggcctcaccagagctgaggaCAGTGAAATAAGATTCTTACCAGCAAAGGCTAGAAAAGCAATATTCAATCAGTAAGAGCACAAGAGCAGTAACATTTCACCTTAATATCTTCTAGCTGGATTTTGAGGTACCATTCATGATGGGCATGCTTTTCTGCCAAGTACACAGCATGGGAGTAGTAACCTGCCTGACGAAGTACCTTGATTGCTGTTTCCACATCAAAGCGAACCTCACTCTCGCTAGCCTataacagaagcagaaagattCTGGACTGTAGGAATTATGCCAAGGGACaagcagaaattatttgtgTTTGAAAAGGAAAGCCAGAGCATTGACAATTTAGTACCTCTCAAGCAAGGGAAAGATCATGTACCGAAAGAAAGTAGTAGTTTATCCATCTCTCAGTAAACAGCTAGTCATGCTAACAAAAGCCAGCACACTTCAAACTGGAATAGTAAGCCACCAAAACTGAGAATGCAACTAAGAGCTTGGAAATAAAGCAtcacaaacaaaagcactgaggcacaaattcattcttttccttctcaacAGCCCCCACAGGAGACAAATTACACTCTTACCACCACTCCCTCTTTATTATCATGAAATAATGCAAAATTCTTAAGTCATCACCTTCCCGTTACCTTAATGAACTCCTCCAATTTGGTGCTGTCTTTGAGTTTAGTATAGCAGTTCAGCAGAAGTGTAGTATGGTCTGCATTGGCGAGAGATTGCAGGTGGAGTGTCTGCAGATAAGCAGTGAGATTGTGGATGCGCTGAGCATC from Meleagris gallopavo isolate NT-WF06-2002-E0010 breed Aviagen turkey brand Nicholas breeding stock chromosome 26 unlocalized genomic scaffold, Turkey_5.1 Chr26_random_deg7180001316701, whole genome shotgun sequence encodes the following:
- the LOC104915558 gene encoding vacuolar protein sorting-associated protein 11 homolog, whose amino-acid sequence is MLFRKNLFEMAINLAKSHHLDSDGLSEIFRQYGDHLYNKGNHDGAIQQYIRTIGKLEPSYVIRKFLDAQRIHNLTAYLQTLHLQSLANADHTTLLLNCYTKLKDSTKLEEFIKASESEVRFDVETAIKVLRQAGYYSHAVYLAEKHAHHEWYLKIQLEDIKVKCYCSCALTD